One Ananas comosus cultivar F153 linkage group 23, ASM154086v1, whole genome shotgun sequence genomic window carries:
- the LOC109727863 gene encoding scarecrow-like protein 3, giving the protein MGQDEFSPSTVTSSPLLLQSPWALAPFAAAAAASSPTPFLGYGGSPWAAAASGDRGVELINLLRQCAFDVDAGSLERADACLARIAGLLSSSSSSSASSASPTGGGGGGGGGQATRVHRLATIFTDALARRLLRRPLPGAYEALLAPAASSDPLLLAATRRHFFDLCPFLKLAFLTSNQAILEQMEGERVVHIVDLAGPAADPAQWLALLRALRARPEGPPHLRITAVHDDPDALHRTSALLSKEADAHDMSFQFHPVLSRLDALDFDSLRVKTGEALAVSSVLQLHSLLPPAAAAADSNSTAALALRHAHHLSPGSFGELLERELSLGHGHGRGHPFSPSPDAHSLAPTPPHSPRRIESFLSGLLALAPKIVVVTEQEANHNGAAFCERFSEALYYYAAMFDCLETTAPRSAAEWGRVERLLLGEQIRNIVACEGAERRERHERLQRWAQRLRDAGFGHVPLSFDALLEARKLLQTFGRDGYKVDDWNGCFFFCWHERPLYSVSAWRCNRLSS; this is encoded by the coding sequence ATGGGGCAGGACGAGTTCTCGCCGTCGACGGTGACGTCGTCGCCGCTGCTTCTGCAGTCGCCGTGGGCGCTGGCGCCgttcgcggcggcggcggcggcgtcgtcccCGACGCCGTTCCTGGGGTACGGCGGGAGcccgtgggcggcggcggcgtcgggcgACCGCGGGGTGGAGCTGATCAACCTGCTGCGGCAGTGCGCCTTCGACGTCGACGCCGGCTCATTGGAGCGCGCGGACGCCTGCCTGGCGCGCATCGCCGGGCTGCTGtcatcatcctcctcctcctccgcctcctccgcctctccgaccggcggcggcggcggcggcggcggggggcaGGCGACCAGGGTCCACCGGCTGGCGACCATCTTCACGGACGCCCTGGCGCGGCGGCTGCTCCGGCGGCCGCTGCCGGGGGCGTACGAGGCGCTGCTGGCGCCCGCGGCGTCGTCGGACCCGTTGCTGCTGGCGGCGACGCGGCGGCACTTCTTCGACCTCTGCCCGTTCCTGAAGCTGGCGTTCCTGACGTCGAACCAGGCCATCCTGGAGCAGATGGAGGGGGAGCGCGTGGTGCACATCGTCGACCTGGCGGGGCCCGCCGCCGACCCGGCCCAGTGGCTGGCCCTCCTGCGCGCCCTCCGCGCCCGCCCCGAGGGCCCCCCGCACCTCCGCATCACCGCCGTCCACGACGACCCCGACGCGCTCCACCGCACCTCCGCCCTCCTCTCCAAGGAGGCCGACGCCCACGACATGTCCTTCCAGTTCCACCCCGTCCTCTCCCGCCTCGACGCCCTCGACTTCGACTCCCTCCGCGTCAAGACCGGCGAGGCCCTCGCCGTCTCCTCCGTCCTCCAGCTCCACTCCCTCctcccccccgccgccgccgccgccgactccAACAGCAccgccgccctcgccctccGCCACGCGCACCACCTCAGCCCCGGCTCCTTCGGCGAGCTCCTCGAGCGCGAGCTCTCCCTCGGCCACGGCCACGGCCGAGGCCACCCGTTCAGCCCCAGCCCCGACGCGCACTCCCTCGCCCCCACGCCGCCGCACTCGCCGAGGAGGATCGAGTCCTTCCTCTCCGGCCTGCTGGCGCTGGCCCCGAAGATCGTGGTGGTGACGGAGCAGGAGGCCAACCACAACGGCGCCGCCTTCTGCGAGCGCTTCTCGGAGGCGCTGTACTACTACGCCGCCATGTTCGACTGCCTGGAGACGACGGCCCCGCGCAGCGCCGCCGAGTGGGGCCGCGTCGAGCGGCTGCTGCTCGGGGAGCAGATCCGCAACATCGTCGCCTGCGAGGGCGCCGAGCGCCGGGAGCGGCACGAGCGCCTGCAGCGGTGGGCGCAGCGGCTCCGCGACGCCGGCTTCGGCCACGTCCCCCTCAGCTTCGACGCCCTGCTCGAGGCCCGCAAGCTGCTGCAGACCTTCGGCCGCGACGGTTACAAAGTCGACGACTGGaacggctgcttcttcttctgctgGCACGAGCGCCCCCTCTACTCCGTCTCCGCCTGGCGCTGCAACCGCCTCTCCTCCTGA
- the LOC109727862 gene encoding triacylglycerol lipase SDP1-like → MEIANKAALNPFFFAGSSTLLGRAVAVRVLLSRSLPGLLRAQLARRLHRGNARRILAAAALVALLLRRIAGARARAAAACRRGFWREAMRSALSYEEWAHAAKMLDAETRPRASEGDLYDAELVRSKLAELRRRREEGSLRDVVFHMRSDLIRNLGNMCNPELHRGRLQVPKLIKEYIDEISTQLKMVCNSDSGELLLEEKLAFMHETRHAFGRTALLLSGGASLGNFHVGVLKTLIQHKLLPRIVAGSSAGSILCAIVGTRSWPELESFFEDSWLSLQFFDQMGGVFTVLKRVMTYGAVHDIRQLQRLLRHLTSNLTFQEAYDMTGRILGVTVCSPRKHEPPRCLNYLTAPHVVIWSAVTASCAFPGIFEAQELMAKDRFGELVPFHAPISVVGCGEEASSGSARRWRDGSLESDLPMMQLKDLFNVNHFIVSQANPHITPFLRLKELVRAYGGNFAAKLANLAEMEVKHRCNQILELGFPLGGIAKLFAQDWEGDITMVMPTTLSQYSKIIQNQSYSELQNAANQGRRSTWEKLSAIRANCAVELVLDECVALLNHTRRLKRSADRAAAAAAASSQGCTRNKRFNAPRRIPSWNRIASENSSGSLEEEFLTDSSASVHQGMDRNLRPRPSVYETSDSESESIDLNSWTRSGGPLMRTDSAKKFISFIQNLEIASELKHSSPREDELNASAVNNSNSASAQMVSPSYASSRENTDGESCEARGSRALLASASTSFMVSEGDLLQPERTDGGILFSIVKKENLFVQGNGETDLRLGCMREADVESVKAECHDALSACDDDGDDDDDDDDDAAAASDCD, encoded by the exons ATGGAGATCGCCAACAAGGCGGCGCTCAACCCCTTCTTCTTCGCCGGCTCCTCCACCCTCCTCGGCCGCGCCGTCGCGGTCCGCGTCCTCCTGTCCCGCTCCCTCCCCGGCCTCCTCCGCGCGCAGCTCGCGCGGCGCCTCCACCGCGGGAACGCGCGGAGGAtcctcgcggcggcggcgctcgtgGCGCTCCTGCTGCGGCGCATCGCGGGGGCGCgggcgcgcgcggcggcggcgtgcAGGCGCGGGTTCTGGCGCGAGGCGATGCGGAGCGCGCTCTCGTACGAGGAGTGGGCGCACGCCGCGAAGATGCTCGACGCGGAGACCCGGCCGAGGGCGAGCGAGGGCGATCTCTACGACGCGGAGCTGGTGCGGAGCAAGCTCGCcgagctgcggcggcggagggaggagGGTTCGTTGAGGGATGTGGTGTTTCATATGCGCTCCGATTTGATCCGGAATTTGGGGAACATGTGCAATCCCGAGCTCCACAGGGGGCGCCTTCAG GTGCCTAAACTCATAAAGGAATACATTGACGAGATCTCAACTCAACTAAAGATGGTGTGCAACTCTGACTCCGGCGAGCTGCTCCTCGAAGAAAAGCTTGCGTTCATGCACGAGACACGGCACGCGTTCGGCAGGACGGCCCTGCTCTTGAGCGGCGGTGCTTCGTTAGGAAACTTTCATGTAGGCGTTCTGAAAACACTCATACAGCACAAGCTTCTCCCTAGGATCGTTGCGGGATCGAGTGCGGGTTCGATCTTGTGCGCTATCGTCGGAACACGGTCGTGGCCTGAGCTCGAGAGCTTCTTCGAGGATTCTTGGCTTTCTCTGCAGTTCTTCGATCAGATGGGCGGTGTATTCACAGTGCTGAAGCGGGTGATGACGTACGGGGCAGTTCACGATATTCGGCAACTGCAGAGGCTTCTGAGACATCTCACGAGCAACTTAACATTTCAAGAGGCTTACGACATGACGGGCCGCATCCTCGGCGTCACCGTTTGCTCTCCTAGGAAGCACGAGCCGCCTCGATGCCTTAACTACTTGACTGCGCCTCATGTCGTTATATGGAGTGCGGTGACTGCTTCGTGCGCATTTCCGGGCATCTTTGAGGCGCAAGAGCTAATGGCGAAGGATCGGTTTGGGGAGCTTGTTCCTTTTCATGCGCCCATTTCGGTGGTGGGATGCGGCGAGGAAGCTTCGAGCGGTTCGGCACGGCGTTGGAGGGACGGAAGCTTAGAGAGTGATTTGCCCATGATGCAGTTGAAGGATTTGTTTAACGTAAACCATTTCATTGTTAGCCAAGCCAATCCCCACATAACCCCATTTTTGAGGTTGAAGGAGCTGGTTAGAGCTTACGGAGGCAACTTCGCCGCCaag CTTGCGAATCTTGCTGAAATGGAGGTCAAGCATCGATGCAATCAAATTTTGGAACTTGGCTTTCCGTTGGGAGGTATCGCTAAATTGTTCGCGCAAGATTGGGAGGGCGATATCACGATGGTTATGCCGACTACACTCTCTCAG TATTCGAAGATTATACAGAATCAATCTTACTCAGAGCTCCAAAACGCAGCCAACCAAGGCAGGAGAAGCACTTGGGAGAAGCTCTCTGCGATCAGGGCAAACTGTGCGGTCGAACTTGTATTGGACGAGTGCGTCGCCCTTCTTAACCACACGCGTAGGCTTAAAAGAAGTGCGGAccgagctgctgctgctgctgctgcttcttctcaAGGATGCACCAGAAATAAAAGATTCAATGCTCCAAGGAGAATCCCATCTTGGAATCGCATTGCGAGCGAGAACTCATCAGGTTCTCTCGAAGAAGAGTTCCTCACGGATTCCTCTGCTTCAGTTCACCAAGGAATGGACAGAAACCTTCGTCCCCGACCAAGTGTATATGAAACTAGTGATAGCGAGTCGGAGAGCATAGATTTGAATTCTTGGACAAGAAGCGGCGGGCCTCTCATGAGGACCGACTCGGCGAAGAAGTTCATTAGTTTCATTCAGAATTTAGAGATCGCGTCAGAATTAAAACACAGTAGTCCAAGGGAAGATGAGCTTAATGCTTCAGCAGTAAACAACTCGAATTCTGCGTCCGCTCAGATGGTAAGTCCATCATACGCTAGCTCAAGAGAAAATACAGACGGTGAATCATGCGAGGCTCGCGGCAGCAGAGCCCTTCTTGCAAGTGCTTCTACCAGCTTTATGGTTTCCGAAGGTGATCTATTGCAGCCTGAAAGGACTGACGGCGGAATTCTGTTCAGTATTGTGAAAAAGGAGAATCTGTTTGTACAAGGAAACGGCGAGACCGATCTGCGGTTAGGCTGTATGAGAGAAGCTGATGTAGAATCTGTAAAAGCTGAATGCCACGATGCTCTTTCGGCATGCGACGATGATggtgacgacgacgatgacgatgatgatgatgctgctgctgcatcAGATTGTGACTGA